The following proteins come from a genomic window of Ilumatobacter coccineus YM16-304:
- a CDS encoding glycoside hydrolase family 38 N-terminal domain-containing protein: MGAESTAYFVDLEPEGMERLAQILRLTLRTRPGAEITITVDDPAPIRVTDDRRLRLRVIDVPIEFNGPPPEPGDTVRLNVIVSTSVSSATAEVPLLVHEPGRTIHLIPHFHMDPVWWNTQASTFDELDRFDWSGSPRMQFQRSVIDILRTHIDRAEDDPEYRFCVAEVDYLAPLWTHHLEDRERLRRLLADGRAEVVGATYNEPNGTLTSAELSRRNLDMGTEFQRDVLGQRADTSWQLDVFGHDPQFPSLLADAGVETIVFARGPFGAWGPMLDGGFSSPADPGEMQFPTEFEWIAPDGRSVIAAYLAAHYSSGFRIDGYDTIEEAAEFLIGVGTHLGNLAASSHVQMLVGTDLSPPARWITELPGWFAARYAWPKVRCSLPSDFIGAMRDELAGRPLSPQSRDMNPVYTGKDVSYIDTKQAQREIENTLVDAELWSTVASSRHGVDYPANELDEAWRLLVYGAHHDAITGTESDQAYLELLAGWRRAHALAHTVKSRALDHLHRRDGTLDVGTDHGSAALTVTVFDATIGARTDAVRVVLDRDHLAALDPNTPSGLTVLSQDGDELPFVVDVLDVDETSGATISIALRVLVATSGIGRTTLRVIAAPDRALPRWEHRPGTTIENRHHRLTVDPQRGGCVTSWRALDDEMMIEDRLGNEFVVHDEYPNHPTHGEGPWHLSPTGTTRRSSDRPAKVRCETSPIGERLVIDASLPTAAMTNGESDARVRSTLTLLAGVDRVDVGAVIDDPDLRDELVRVEWAAAVPGATPVVEVGEAVVGRGFAFTDVDAALHAETLDTAATNWFGSSVTARVDLVADCAEADAASPVLSHAIGIGEVVTADWSPTSMSSARRLVVALGAAGVTATTTSAAGRRYGRLGFDSNAPDLRIALGEVGANSVAEAALRRLPTADRSRIDRNLADTGSARAWTPAIRPLTDVWQPGLDVTNDDDLPVLTVIAVDAAALERELDALIEELAVHRITVESATTADPAGAFRPPWPGRTVAVANTGTPSCAVTTDGVLSCAIMRSSTGWPSGQWIEPPRRTVPDGSSFQLQHWTHAYNGALFARDGDWRRAAVVRSANDLQHPLDAVVTVGMPAPDDPCDAGADTNAHNRPDQVLGADVDVDVEGSGTPILRSVSVVRPGVARVRLGNGTGTPSRHRVRLAGLPGQPGATGTDLDTGPFRTDEMTLPLLADLAIAPRPDAEPTPVFSRWWSQGRGPLQRRHAPVAIRIHPLGRRDDGQIEVDLVRLTDPLMTLSPRESGCEPLDVEVQVIAGDRVVSTATEAISAGAGRTATYSTECSGDRAPGGIRVIARGRHADGSRWAVYDEVHRTRAAPVVLASDPASIRVLPGRRATAEIRVENHGDLSAWVELDVLCPWGTWTMTPPRHEATVPPHDTCVVTVEFSPPVDAPTGAWWWGVRLVAGPTVAYSPTADIEIVGSNSAE, translated from the coding sequence ATGGGAGCCGAGTCGACCGCGTACTTCGTCGATCTCGAACCCGAAGGAATGGAACGTCTGGCGCAGATCCTGCGCCTCACCTTGAGGACCCGACCCGGTGCCGAGATCACGATCACCGTCGACGATCCTGCGCCGATCCGCGTCACCGACGATCGTCGACTCCGACTGCGGGTGATCGACGTGCCAATCGAGTTCAACGGTCCACCACCCGAGCCGGGAGACACCGTCAGGCTGAACGTGATCGTGTCGACCTCGGTCTCCTCGGCGACGGCGGAGGTGCCATTGCTCGTTCACGAACCCGGGCGGACGATTCATCTGATCCCGCACTTCCACATGGACCCGGTGTGGTGGAACACTCAGGCGTCGACGTTCGACGAACTGGATCGATTCGACTGGTCGGGCTCACCACGGATGCAGTTCCAGCGCTCGGTGATCGACATTCTGCGCACCCACATCGACCGTGCCGAAGATGACCCCGAGTATCGGTTCTGCGTTGCCGAGGTCGACTACCTCGCACCGCTCTGGACACACCATCTCGAGGATCGAGAACGTCTACGACGGCTGCTGGCCGATGGTCGCGCCGAGGTCGTCGGCGCGACCTACAACGAACCGAACGGCACCCTCACCAGCGCAGAACTGTCTCGCCGCAATCTCGACATGGGCACCGAGTTCCAGCGTGACGTGCTCGGCCAGCGAGCCGACACGTCGTGGCAACTCGACGTGTTCGGCCACGACCCCCAGTTCCCCAGCCTGTTGGCGGACGCTGGCGTCGAGACGATCGTCTTTGCACGCGGTCCGTTCGGAGCGTGGGGCCCGATGCTCGACGGCGGCTTCTCGTCACCCGCCGACCCGGGCGAGATGCAATTCCCGACCGAGTTCGAATGGATCGCTCCGGACGGCCGAAGCGTCATCGCCGCATACCTCGCGGCGCACTATTCGTCGGGCTTTCGGATCGACGGATACGACACCATCGAGGAAGCGGCCGAGTTCCTGATCGGGGTCGGCACGCACCTCGGCAATCTGGCGGCGTCGAGCCATGTGCAGATGCTGGTCGGCACCGACCTCTCGCCTCCAGCGCGCTGGATCACCGAGCTACCCGGCTGGTTCGCCGCTCGCTACGCCTGGCCGAAAGTCCGTTGTTCGCTGCCGAGCGACTTCATCGGTGCGATGCGCGACGAACTCGCCGGTCGCCCGCTGTCACCGCAATCGCGCGACATGAATCCGGTGTACACCGGGAAGGACGTGTCGTACATCGACACCAAGCAGGCCCAGCGCGAGATCGAGAACACACTCGTCGACGCCGAGCTCTGGTCGACGGTCGCGAGCAGCCGCCACGGGGTCGACTATCCGGCGAACGAACTCGACGAAGCGTGGCGACTCCTCGTGTACGGCGCTCACCACGACGCCATCACCGGCACCGAGTCGGACCAGGCGTATCTGGAACTCCTCGCTGGCTGGCGTCGCGCCCACGCTCTCGCACACACCGTGAAGAGCAGAGCGCTCGACCACCTCCACCGGCGCGACGGCACGCTTGACGTTGGCACCGACCACGGTTCCGCCGCGTTGACGGTCACGGTGTTCGACGCGACCATCGGGGCGCGCACCGATGCCGTGCGGGTCGTCCTCGACCGCGACCATCTCGCTGCGCTCGATCCGAACACCCCATCGGGGCTGACCGTTCTGAGCCAAGACGGCGACGAGCTTCCCTTCGTCGTCGACGTCCTCGATGTCGACGAGACGTCAGGTGCGACGATCTCGATCGCGCTACGCGTCCTCGTTGCGACCTCCGGGATCGGCCGCACCACGCTGCGCGTCATCGCTGCTCCCGACCGGGCACTGCCACGCTGGGAACACCGTCCCGGCACGACGATCGAGAACCGACATCACCGATTGACGGTCGACCCGCAGCGCGGCGGTTGCGTGACGTCGTGGCGAGCGCTCGACGACGAGATGATGATCGAGGATCGGCTGGGCAACGAGTTCGTCGTCCACGACGAGTACCCGAACCACCCCACGCACGGCGAGGGCCCGTGGCACCTGTCGCCGACCGGGACGACGCGGCGCTCGTCCGACCGACCGGCGAAGGTTCGCTGCGAGACGTCACCGATCGGCGAGCGACTCGTGATCGACGCGTCCCTGCCCACGGCGGCCATGACGAACGGCGAGAGCGACGCTCGCGTCAGGTCGACATTGACGCTGCTCGCCGGCGTAGATCGCGTCGATGTCGGTGCCGTGATCGATGACCCTGATCTCCGCGACGAACTCGTTCGGGTCGAATGGGCGGCGGCGGTTCCGGGAGCGACCCCCGTCGTCGAAGTCGGTGAAGCCGTCGTCGGTCGTGGATTCGCCTTCACCGACGTCGACGCAGCACTTCACGCCGAGACGCTCGACACCGCCGCCACGAACTGGTTCGGTTCGTCGGTCACTGCCCGAGTCGACCTCGTCGCAGACTGCGCGGAGGCAGACGCAGCGAGTCCTGTGCTCTCGCATGCCATCGGCATCGGGGAGGTCGTGACCGCTGACTGGTCGCCGACGTCGATGTCCAGCGCGCGCCGACTGGTCGTGGCGTTGGGGGCCGCTGGCGTGACGGCCACTACGACGTCGGCCGCCGGTCGCCGATACGGCCGCCTCGGTTTCGACTCCAACGCTCCGGATCTGCGGATCGCTCTCGGAGAAGTGGGGGCGAACTCGGTCGCCGAGGCTGCACTGAGGAGGCTGCCCACCGCTGATCGGAGCCGTATCGACCGGAACCTCGCCGACACGGGCAGCGCCCGCGCGTGGACGCCCGCCATTCGGCCGCTGACGGATGTGTGGCAACCGGGTCTCGACGTCACGAACGACGACGACCTCCCCGTCCTGACCGTGATCGCCGTCGACGCCGCAGCGCTCGAACGCGAACTCGATGCACTCATCGAAGAGCTCGCCGTGCACCGGATCACCGTCGAGTCGGCCACGACCGCCGATCCTGCGGGCGCGTTCCGGCCTCCGTGGCCAGGGCGAACGGTGGCCGTGGCAAACACCGGCACACCGAGTTGCGCAGTGACGACAGACGGCGTGCTGAGCTGCGCCATCATGCGCTCCTCGACCGGGTGGCCGTCGGGTCAGTGGATCGAGCCACCCCGACGAACGGTGCCCGACGGCTCGTCGTTTCAACTCCAGCACTGGACGCACGCATACAACGGAGCGCTCTTCGCCCGCGACGGCGATTGGCGTCGAGCAGCAGTGGTGCGGTCGGCGAACGACCTGCAGCATCCGCTCGACGCGGTGGTCACCGTCGGCATGCCAGCCCCGGATGATCCGTGCGACGCCGGCGCCGACACCAACGCGCACAACCGACCCGACCAGGTCCTCGGCGCCGACGTCGACGTCGACGTCGAGGGTTCCGGTACGCCGATCCTCCGGTCGGTCAGCGTCGTGCGTCCCGGTGTCGCACGAGTGCGCCTCGGCAACGGCACGGGCACGCCATCGCGTCATCGCGTGCGGCTGGCCGGGCTCCCCGGTCAGCCAGGAGCGACCGGCACGGACCTGGACACCGGGCCGTTCCGAACCGACGAAATGACGTTGCCACTGCTGGCGGATCTTGCGATCGCGCCCCGCCCCGACGCCGAACCGACGCCGGTGTTCTCGCGTTGGTGGTCGCAGGGTCGAGGTCCGCTGCAGCGACGCCATGCCCCGGTCGCCATTCGCATCCATCCTCTCGGGCGTCGAGACGATGGCCAGATCGAGGTCGACCTGGTCCGTCTCACCGACCCGTTGATGACGCTGAGCCCTCGGGAGAGCGGCTGCGAACCCCTCGACGTCGAGGTCCAGGTCATCGCCGGTGATCGAGTCGTCTCCACGGCCACCGAGGCAATCTCCGCGGGAGCAGGGCGGACCGCCACCTACTCGACCGAGTGCTCCGGCGACCGGGCTCCTGGCGGAATCCGGGTGATCGCTCGCGGCAGGCACGCCGACGGCTCACGCTGGGCCGTGTACGACGAGGTTCACCGGACTCGTGCCGCACCCGTGGTCCTGGCGTCCGACCCGGCGTCGATTCGCGTCCTGCCCGGGCGCCGTGCCACGGCGGAGATCCGCGTCGAGAACCACGGTGACCTGTCGGCGTGGGTCGAACTCGACGTGTTGTGTCCGTGGGGCACGTGGACGATGACGCCGCCTCGGCACGAGGCCACGGTGCCGCCACACGACACCTGCGTCGTCACGGTCGAGTTCTCACCGCCGGTCGATGCTCCGACCGGCGCGTGGTGGTGGGGCGTGAGGTTGGTGGCAGGGCCGACCGTGGCGTACTCGCCTACTGCAGACATCGAGATCGTTGGGTCGAACTCCGCAGAGTGA
- a CDS encoding ABC transporter permease, which yields MTAAVTAQSRPVKVRLSPSRASIGSGARTIAGFAVVAAAWEFIARVILGGTNLIAPPTGVVAASIENWDLYQRAVRITAWSAIRGFFWGNLVAIALASLVAVAPSVERVLLRLSLAVFCLPLVAMGPILRVVWGVGEGPQVTMAALAVFYTTLVPVLVGFRAVPQSWTDLIHSYGRGRFRVLATIRARASIPYLFAGLQVAAPAAFLGALVGEFTGADRGMGILTINSMRALKTDELWAVASISALVSMAAYVGVGAIGKRLSVGRPSLLMAPGSSGRAMSTSRRIARTAVEATITLAIIVVIWAGLMNFFDLDSYFAKRPSDVWRYMVSGPSASANRSEILESLSDTAQVVIPGYLLGLLLGAAAASIFDLFAAVRRTLTPIAVALRCVPIIAIAPLLVQAFGRGVAGMTITVAIMTFFPTLVACAHGLRQTPGQVLDFYAVYDTSRVRTLLSGQIPAMAPAFFAAARMAVPATILAATVAEWLATGSGIGNLMAIAAVSSRYETLWACVVIVTAIASISYGAVAVVERLVLSRVAPEQMQW from the coding sequence GTGACCGCCGCCGTCACCGCCCAGTCCCGCCCGGTGAAGGTGCGGCTCTCTCCGTCTCGCGCATCGATCGGGTCTGGCGCTCGCACCATCGCCGGTTTCGCCGTCGTGGCCGCAGCGTGGGAGTTCATCGCGCGCGTGATCCTCGGTGGAACGAATCTGATCGCCCCGCCGACCGGAGTTGTCGCAGCCAGCATCGAGAACTGGGACCTGTATCAACGTGCGGTTCGGATCACCGCCTGGTCGGCCATCCGCGGCTTCTTCTGGGGCAACCTCGTCGCGATCGCGCTGGCATCGCTCGTCGCGGTCGCACCGTCGGTCGAACGCGTGCTGTTGCGCCTGTCGCTGGCAGTGTTCTGCCTGCCGTTGGTGGCGATGGGACCAATTCTCCGCGTGGTGTGGGGTGTCGGCGAGGGTCCTCAAGTCACGATGGCCGCCCTCGCGGTGTTCTACACGACGCTCGTTCCGGTTCTCGTGGGATTCCGCGCAGTTCCACAGTCATGGACCGATCTGATCCACAGCTACGGACGCGGGCGGTTCCGAGTCCTGGCGACGATTCGCGCTCGCGCCTCGATCCCCTATCTCTTCGCCGGTCTCCAGGTTGCTGCGCCGGCCGCGTTCCTCGGTGCACTCGTCGGAGAGTTCACCGGCGCCGATCGAGGAATGGGCATTCTCACGATCAACTCGATGCGGGCACTCAAGACCGACGAACTGTGGGCGGTGGCCTCGATCTCCGCGCTCGTGTCGATGGCGGCCTACGTCGGCGTCGGAGCGATCGGCAAGCGGCTTTCCGTCGGTCGTCCTTCGCTCCTCATGGCACCCGGATCGAGCGGTCGAGCGATGTCGACATCGCGCCGCATCGCGCGCACCGCTGTCGAGGCGACGATCACGTTGGCGATCATCGTGGTGATCTGGGCGGGGCTCATGAACTTCTTCGACCTCGACTCGTACTTCGCGAAACGCCCGAGCGACGTGTGGCGCTACATGGTCTCCGGACCATCCGCCTCCGCCAACCGCTCCGAGATCCTCGAATCCCTCAGCGACACGGCCCAGGTCGTCATCCCCGGCTATCTGCTCGGGCTCCTGCTCGGCGCTGCGGCAGCATCGATCTTCGACCTCTTCGCCGCGGTCCGCCGGACGCTCACCCCGATCGCGGTCGCATTGAGGTGCGTCCCGATCATCGCGATCGCACCGCTGCTCGTGCAGGCGTTCGGCAGAGGCGTGGCCGGGATGACCATCACGGTCGCAATCATGACCTTCTTCCCGACACTGGTCGCGTGCGCCCACGGCCTCCGTCAGACACCGGGTCAGGTGCTCGACTTCTACGCGGTGTACGACACGAGCCGGGTACGCACGTTGCTGTCCGGGCAGATCCCCGCCATGGCACCCGCGTTCTTCGCTGCGGCGCGCATGGCGGTGCCCGCCACGATCCTGGCGGCCACGGTTGCGGAGTGGTTGGCGACCGGATCCGGCATCGGAAACCTGATGGCGATCGCAGCAGTGAGCAGTCGCTATGAGACGTTGTGGGCCTGCGTCGTGATCGTCACCGCGATCGCGTCGATCTCGTACGGTGCGGTCGCGGTCGTCGAGCGCCTCGTGCTGTCGCGAGTTGCACCCGAGCAGATGCAGTGGTGA
- a CDS encoding ABC transporter ATP-binding protein has translation MTPATSNTPVDEGLAPRVECIDITKRFGDGSAAVHALDHVSTVLEPGTVTALVGPSGCGKSTLLRIIAGLESATAGMVSIDGESPDVLRRQGEIAVAFQDASLLPWRTVESNVALALKLAGKRSAPGRVAELIKLVGLAGFEKAKPAQLSGGMRQRAAIARCLVTAPRLLLLDEPFGAVDELTRRRLNLELPPIWQDRGSTTLLVTHSIPEAVLLADHVVVMSARPGRVAATVDIPIERPRRAKHLHLPEFHQLVDEVGVLLGVDVDKDDEPE, from the coding sequence ATGACCCCGGCAACATCGAACACGCCGGTGGACGAGGGGTTGGCCCCGCGAGTCGAGTGCATCGACATCACGAAGCGGTTCGGCGACGGCAGCGCTGCGGTCCACGCACTCGATCACGTCTCGACCGTGCTGGAGCCGGGAACGGTGACGGCGCTGGTCGGGCCGTCCGGGTGCGGCAAGTCCACGCTGCTGAGGATCATCGCCGGCCTCGAGTCCGCCACCGCAGGCATGGTCAGCATCGACGGTGAGAGCCCCGATGTGTTGCGACGGCAAGGCGAGATCGCTGTCGCATTCCAAGATGCTTCCCTTCTCCCGTGGCGCACGGTCGAGTCGAACGTGGCACTGGCGCTGAAGCTCGCGGGCAAGAGGTCGGCACCCGGTCGTGTCGCCGAACTGATCAAGCTCGTCGGACTTGCCGGATTCGAGAAGGCCAAACCAGCTCAGCTGTCCGGTGGCATGCGTCAGCGAGCGGCGATCGCCCGCTGTCTGGTCACCGCCCCACGCCTGCTGTTGCTCGACGAACCGTTCGGCGCAGTCGACGAACTCACCCGCCGACGACTCAACCTCGAACTACCGCCCATCTGGCAGGACCGCGGGAGCACGACGCTCCTCGTCACCCACTCGATCCCCGAAGCCGTGCTGCTCGCCGACCACGTCGTCGTGATGTCGGCGCGTCCCGGCCGAGTCGCCGCAACGGTCGACATCCCGATCGAGCGACCACGACGGGCGAAGCACCTGCACCTTCCCGAGTTCCACCAGCTCGTGGACGAAGTCGGTGTGCTGCTCGGTGTCGACGTCGACAAGGACGACGAGCCAGAGTGA
- a CDS encoding ABC transporter substrate-binding protein, translating to MKMTKQYDLKMQSPTTMTRRRLLRNGCIGVGAMSMGPAFLAACGSDDDSSSADEPSTSGAAADSVPAVSLTPTTLQLSWTPSVQFGGTYLGVDRGYYADQGLDITLGSGGPNVAGNTQTVSGAALMNISGGDNVARSNAEGAALTIVGMQYQRAPGTLLSLAEKNLVTPESLIGTRIAVAGTDTPALDAFLQYNDIDRSQIEFIPSQYDPAVLTADQADSIFCFYNDLPVALGVQGIEHSTMLLADFGFNPASQVYTVLTENLVGEKREQIISLLRAEILGWQDYKTDHAEAAQISIDMNPDAGLDIETQLEQAEVQLDIMYSDVTDANGFAWFTDETVEENMKLFADLEIAGASPELFDRSLLEEIYADGPTL from the coding sequence ATGAAGATGACCAAGCAATACGACCTGAAGATGCAGTCTCCGACGACGATGACCCGCAGGCGTCTACTACGCAACGGATGCATCGGTGTCGGAGCCATGTCGATGGGGCCGGCGTTCCTCGCGGCCTGCGGCAGTGACGACGACTCGTCGTCGGCCGACGAGCCCTCGACCTCCGGCGCCGCTGCCGACTCCGTCCCGGCTGTGTCGCTGACGCCGACCACACTGCAACTCTCGTGGACACCGAGCGTCCAGTTCGGCGGCACCTACCTCGGCGTCGACCGCGGCTACTACGCCGACCAGGGTCTGGACATCACGCTCGGCTCCGGCGGGCCGAACGTCGCCGGCAACACGCAGACCGTTTCGGGCGCTGCACTGATGAACATCTCCGGTGGCGACAACGTCGCTCGGTCCAACGCGGAAGGCGCCGCGCTCACCATCGTCGGCATGCAGTACCAGCGTGCTCCGGGCACGCTCCTGTCGCTCGCCGAGAAGAACCTCGTGACCCCCGAGTCGCTGATCGGAACACGTATCGCCGTCGCCGGCACCGACACGCCGGCACTCGACGCGTTCCTGCAGTACAACGATATCGATCGATCGCAGATCGAGTTCATCCCCAGCCAGTACGACCCGGCGGTCCTCACCGCCGATCAGGCCGACTCGATCTTCTGCTTCTACAACGACTTGCCCGTCGCTCTCGGAGTTCAGGGCATCGAGCACAGCACGATGCTGCTCGCCGACTTCGGGTTCAACCCGGCCTCTCAGGTGTACACGGTGTTGACCGAGAACCTCGTCGGCGAAAAGCGCGAACAGATCATCAGCCTCCTGCGTGCCGAGATCCTCGGCTGGCAGGACTACAAGACCGATCACGCCGAAGCTGCACAGATCTCGATCGACATGAACCCCGATGCGGGTCTCGACATCGAGACACAACTCGAACAGGCCGAAGTCCAGCTCGACATCATGTACAGCGACGTGACCGACGCCAACGGGTTCGCCTGGTTCACCGACGAGACCGTCGAAGAGAACATGAAGCTGTTCGCCGACCTCGAGATCGCTGGCGCCTCGCCGGAACTCTTCGACCGATCGCTGCTGGAGGAGATCTACGCAGACGGACCCACGCTGTGA
- a CDS encoding sulfatase family protein, translated as MTNQPNVVLINCDDLGYGDLGCYGSTLNKTPAIDGLAADGLRFDSFYTASPVCSPARGALLTGCYPPRIGFGRFEGVSVLFPGMGLGLAPEEYSLASLLSDAGYRTQAVGKWHCGDQPDFQPTNHGFDHYFGLPYSNDMGIQAGGEPPTMPELAPLPLIADGQVIEQQPDLAALTGRYVDEALKFMRVSDERPFFLYLAHMYVHLPIYVEERFAEQSSNGVYGAAVESIDWATAVILAELEAQGIVDDTIVIFTSDNGSLGDNPPPWGEGESLGASNGALRGAKTTTWEGGQRVPGIVRWPARVEAGRVSGELVTAMDLYPTLAALCGGRVPTDRIIDGRDIQSIWFGDAPSPHEVFYYYWMNDLEAVRSGRWKLHFSKHGAEQRELYDLDSDIGETTNVLADVLADRPDVVERLDRLAEVARSTLGDERLGRSGSEVRPVGEVDDPAPLTRYDPDHPYIVAEYDITARG; from the coding sequence ATGACGAATCAACCGAACGTCGTACTCATCAACTGTGACGACCTGGGGTACGGCGATCTCGGCTGCTATGGATCGACGCTCAACAAGACGCCGGCGATCGACGGGCTCGCGGCCGATGGACTCCGATTCGATTCGTTCTACACGGCATCGCCGGTGTGTTCGCCGGCTCGCGGTGCACTCTTGACCGGTTGCTACCCGCCGCGGATCGGATTCGGACGCTTCGAAGGTGTGTCGGTGTTGTTTCCAGGCATGGGGCTCGGTCTGGCGCCGGAGGAATACAGCTTGGCGAGTCTGCTGTCGGATGCCGGCTACCGAACGCAGGCGGTCGGGAAGTGGCACTGTGGTGACCAGCCCGACTTTCAGCCGACCAACCACGGGTTCGATCACTATTTCGGGTTGCCGTACAGCAACGACATGGGGATTCAGGCCGGAGGCGAGCCGCCGACAATGCCGGAGTTGGCGCCACTGCCGTTGATCGCCGACGGGCAGGTCATCGAACAGCAGCCGGACCTCGCGGCGTTGACGGGGCGTTACGTCGATGAGGCGCTCAAGTTCATGCGTGTCTCTGATGAGCGGCCCTTCTTCTTGTATCTCGCGCACATGTACGTTCACCTCCCGATCTATGTCGAGGAGCGATTCGCCGAGCAGTCGTCCAACGGCGTCTACGGCGCGGCGGTCGAATCGATCGACTGGGCGACGGCGGTCATCCTTGCCGAACTCGAGGCGCAGGGAATCGTCGACGACACGATCGTGATCTTCACCAGCGACAACGGATCGCTCGGCGACAATCCGCCGCCATGGGGTGAAGGCGAGTCGCTCGGCGCGAGCAACGGTGCGCTGCGCGGCGCGAAGACCACGACCTGGGAGGGTGGCCAGAGGGTGCCGGGGATCGTCCGCTGGCCGGCCCGCGTCGAAGCGGGTCGAGTCAGCGGCGAACTCGTCACGGCGATGGATCTGTACCCGACCTTGGCTGCGCTGTGTGGCGGTCGAGTGCCGACCGATCGGATCATCGATGGGCGCGACATTCAGTCGATCTGGTTCGGCGATGCGCCCTCTCCGCACGAGGTCTTCTACTACTACTGGATGAACGATCTGGAGGCGGTTCGCTCCGGCCGCTGGAAGCTGCACTTCTCCAAACACGGAGCCGAGCAGCGCGAGTTGTACGACCTCGACAGCGACATCGGGGAGACGACGAACGTTCTCGCGGATGTGCTCGCCGATCGTCCGGACGTGGTCGAGCGCCTCGACCGACTCGCCGAGGTCGCCCGTTCGACGCTCGGCGACGAACGGCTCGGCCGATCGGGATCGGAGGTCCGTCCGGTCGGAGAGGTCGACGATCCAGCGCCGCTGACGAGGTATGACCCCGATCACCCGTACATCGTTGCCGAGTACGACATCACTGCGCGCGGCTGA
- a CDS encoding aromatic-ring-hydroxylating dioxygenase subunit beta, with translation MASPTITNSPTDRLADVEQRCAQLGFLVDSIAARQRADPEVSAQAAAILFHEARLLDAQRYEDWLESWADDGIWWVPIAHTSPDANAQSLALDDVRRLRERVAWMTDPAAWSQHPATRVVRSVNAVEAWFDGPDRLVASSALTLSSVRRGNVRVVAGRQVHEFVVDRSHPLASPFGDLRLRSKVILLIDSEIGQSNPGYLL, from the coding sequence ATGGCCAGTCCGACAATCACCAACTCCCCGACCGATCGGCTCGCCGACGTCGAGCAGCGTTGTGCGCAGCTCGGCTTCCTGGTCGACTCCATCGCCGCGAGGCAGCGCGCCGATCCGGAGGTGTCGGCTCAGGCGGCGGCGATCCTCTTCCACGAAGCGCGACTCCTCGACGCTCAGCGTTACGAGGATTGGTTGGAGAGTTGGGCGGACGACGGCATCTGGTGGGTACCGATCGCACACACGTCGCCCGACGCGAACGCCCAGTCGCTCGCGCTCGACGACGTTCGTCGCCTTCGCGAACGCGTGGCCTGGATGACCGACCCGGCCGCGTGGTCCCAGCACCCGGCGACCCGCGTGGTCCGCTCGGTGAACGCGGTCGAAGCATGGTTCGACGGACCGGATCGTCTTGTCGCTTCGTCCGCGTTGACCCTGAGCAGTGTGCGGCGTGGGAACGTTCGTGTGGTGGCCGGACGTCAGGTCCACGAGTTCGTCGTCGATCGCTCACACCCCTTGGCCTCACCCTTCGGCGACCTGCGACTGCGGAGCAAGGTGATCCTGCTCATCGACTCCGAGATCGGGCAGTCGAACCCGGGGTACCTGCTGTGA